One Heptranchias perlo isolate sHepPer1 chromosome 5, sHepPer1.hap1, whole genome shotgun sequence DNA window includes the following coding sequences:
- the LOC137321540 gene encoding uncharacterized protein, whose protein sequence is MKGFERVDVEKLFPLVGESKTRGHKYEIVTNRSHLSFVERFVQENTFDHKAISKWSARNVLETLREKEMVDPVGWFPEQTVNVIWQNASSPELSNKHQDRAWLVVRRALPVRSFMHSRALSATARCPRGGCGGDETVTHLLMECAFAKKVWREMQWYLSRFVPSSSVTQVSVLYGLFPGTHTETDIGCCWKTINSVKDALWSARNLLVFQHKELSSTECCRLAHSKVQDYVLRDALRMGAAAAKALWGKATV, encoded by the coding sequence atgaaggggttcgaaagGGTGGAtgtggaaaaactgtttccacttgtgggtgaatccaaaacaagggggcataaatatgagatagtcactaacagatcccacctgtccttcgtggaaaggtttgtgcaggaaaacacctttgaccacaaggcgatcagcaagtggtccgcacgtaacgtcctcgagaccctgcgggaaaaggagatggtggatcctgtcggttggttccccgagcagactgtcaatgtcatttggcagaacgcctcatcgccagagctttcaaacaagcaccaagaccgagcttggctggtggtgagaagggcccttcccgtcagatccttcatgcactcccgggctctcagcgccaccgcgcgctgtcccagaggaggctgcggtggagacgagaccgtcacccatctccttatggaatgtgcctttgcaaagaaggtctggagagagatgcagtggtatctgtccaggttcgtcccgagcagttccgtaacacaggtttctgtgctctacgggctgttcccggggacgcacactgagacggacatcggctgctgctggaagaccatcaactcggtgaaagacgccctttggtctgcccgaaacttgctggtcttccagcacaaggagctgtcctcgaccgagtgttgcagactggcacattccaaggtccaggactacgtgctgagggatgcactgaggatgggtgcggccgccgcaaaggccctgtggggaaaggcaaccgtttag